AGAGGCGCTCTTCTCCATGATATTGGTAAGGGTCTGGAAACTGATGGCGATGTGAATCATGCGGAACTGGGTGCTGAACTCTGTAAACGTATGAATGAAGATCCCCGGATCATCAACGCAGTTGCGGCCCATCATAATGATGTGGAAATTAATTCTGTAGAAGGAATCCTTGTTCAGGTGGCAGATGCCATTTCGGCAGCCAGACCTGGTGCAAGGCGTGAAACTTTGGACAACTACATCAAGCGATTGGAAAATCTTGAAAAGATTGCCATGAGTTTTGAGGGTGTTGAAAAAGTATTCGCCATTCAGGCAGGACGTGAACTGAGAATTATGGTCAACAATGATAAAATTGATGACTCAAAGGCTCAGATCCTGGCTAAGGATATTGCGAAACAGATTGAAAATGAACTTAAATATCCCGGACGCATCCGGGTCACCATTATTCGCGAAACGCGGGCTGTTGAATACGCCCGATAGGAAGTGAACTTTGGCGAGTGAAATACGCGCCCTTATTCTGGGAGATGTTGTTGGATCTCCCGGGAGCAGGGCGCTCTTCTTTGGACTTAAAACTCTCATAAAAGAAACAAGAGCCGATCTGATTATCGTCAATGGGGAAAATGCCGCATCTGGATTCGGAATGATGCCTGATGATGTACATAGGTTGTTGACCTCCGGTGCCGATGTCATTACCAGCGGGAATCACATCTGGCAGAAGAAGGAGATCCTTCCAGTCCTTGATAGTGAAGAACGTCTTCTCAGGCCTGCTAATTATCCACCAGGCGTTCCAGGGCATGGATTCTGTATCCTTGAGAAGAAAAGGCAGAGAGTCGCAGTCATGAACCTCCTTGGTAGGTCACGGATGGGATTTAATGGCTTGTGCCCGTTTCAAACAGGGAAAAAGATTCTTCAGCAGCTTCAAGGAAAGGCGGATGTTTTTATCCTGGATTTTCATGCCGAAGATCCAATGGAAAAGGAAGCCCTTGCCTGCTATCTGGACGGCCAGTTGAGCCTCATTTTTGGAACACACACTCACATACAAACCGCAGACGAAAGAATCCTCCCCGGTGGTACAGGTTACATTACCGATATTGGAATGGTTGGTCCTATGGACAGTGTCATTGGATCAGATCCTCAACAGAGCATTCGACGGAGTCTCTCCCAGCTGCCTCTGAAAATGGAAGTCATTG
Above is a genomic segment from Oceanispirochaeta sp. containing:
- a CDS encoding TIGR00282 family metallophosphoesterase; protein product: MASEIRALILGDVVGSPGSRALFFGLKTLIKETRADLIIVNGENAASGFGMMPDDVHRLLTSGADVITSGNHIWQKKEILPVLDSEERLLRPANYPPGVPGHGFCILEKKRQRVAVMNLLGRSRMGFNGLCPFQTGKKILQQLQGKADVFILDFHAEDPMEKEALACYLDGQLSLIFGTHTHIQTADERILPGGTGYITDIGMVGPMDSVIGSDPQQSIRRSLSQLPLKMEVIDNEALICGLSVVIQDGKTVQIDRIRQFPES